In the genome of Pseudorca crassidens isolate mPseCra1 chromosome 14, mPseCra1.hap1, whole genome shotgun sequence, one region contains:
- the SIX3 gene encoding homeobox protein SIX3: MVFRSPLDLYSSHFLLPNFADSHHRSLLLASSGAGNGAGGGGGGNCAGGGGAGGAGGGGGGGGGGSRAPPEELSMFQLPTLNFSPEQVASVCETLEETGDIERLGRFLWSLPVAPGACEAINKHESILRARAVVAFHTGNFRDLYHILENHKFTKESHGKLQAMWLEAHYQEAEKLRGRPLGPVDKYRVRKKFPLPRTIWDGEQKTHCFKERTRSLLREWYLQDPYPNPSKKRELAQATGLTPTQVGNWFKNRRQRDRAAAAKNRLQHQAIGPSGMRSLAEPGCPTHGSAESPSTAASPTTSVSSLTERVDTGTSILSVTSSDSECDV, encoded by the exons ATGGTATTCCGCTCCCCCCTAGACCTCTATTCCTCCCACTTCTTGTTGCCAAACTTCGCCGATTCTCACCACCGCTCCCTACTTCTGGCGAGTAGCGGCGCCGGGAACGGtgcgggaggcggcggcggcgggaacTGTGCGGGAGGCGGCGGTGCTGGCGGagcaggcggcggcggcggcggcggcggcggcggctccagGGCCCCCCCGGAAGAGTTGTCCATGTTCCAGCTGCCCACCCTCAACTTCTCGCCGGAGCAGGTGGCCAGCGTCTGCGAGACGCTGGAGGAGACGGGCGACATCGAGCGGCTGGGCCGCTTCCTCTGGTCGCTGCCCGTGGCCCCCGGGGCGTGCGAGGCCATCAACAAGCACGAGTCGATCCTGCGCGCGCGCGCCGTGGTCGCCTTCCACACGGGCAACTTCCGCGACCTCTACCACATCCTGGAGAACCACAAGTTCACCAAGGAGTCTCACGGCAAGCTGCAGGCCATGTGGCTCGAGGCGCACTACCAGGAGGCCGAGAAGCTGCGCGGCCGCCCGCTCGGCCCGGTGGACAAGTACCGCGTGCGCAAGAAGTTCCCGCTGCCGCGCACCATCTGGGACGGCGAGCAGAAGACGCATTGCTTCAAGGAGCGGACTCGGAGCCTGCTGCGGGAGTGGTACCTGCAGGACCCCTACCCCAACCCCAGCAAGAAACGCGAACTGGCGCAGGCCACCGGCCTCACTCCCACACAAGTAGGAAACTGGTTTAAGAACCGGAGACAGCGCGACCGCGCCGCGGCGGCCAAGAACAG GCTCCAGCACCAGGCCATAGGACCGAGCGGCATGCGCTCTCTGGCCGAGCCCGGATGCCCCACGCACGGCTCGGCAGAGTCGCCGTCAACGGCGGCCAGCCCCACCACCAGCGTGTCCAGCCTGACGGAGCGCGTGGACACCGGCACCTCCATCCTCTCGGTAACCTCCAGCGACTCGGAATGTGATGTATGA